A genomic stretch from Psilocybe cubensis strain MGC-MH-2018 chromosome 1, whole genome shotgun sequence includes:
- a CDS encoding L-amino acid amidase, with amino-acid sequence MTTEDIPTTSGLADFVVDGKTYQTFYIIYGDLRNLGKRRPLVGLHGGPGFSHHYMIIPVVLYDQIGNGASSHIRDAPTEFWTLELFMNELENLLKHLGIQDNFDLLGHSWGGMLASAYASIRIPSGLHRLIIANSPASGPLMMQGFNDLLDLLPGNAAEIVRSNEAAGTLQDLDYQKTLEVFQKKHICALDPWPQGLVDSFEEYKKDQTVYLALWGTLEFQLTGNLKDWSIIPSLAQISVPTLLLSSPQDEIQPVAYMPFFEHIPKVKWVDIPGCSHVAMYEAPDRYFDALISFLNV; translated from the exons ATGACAACAGAAGATATTCCAACGACTAGCGGACTAGCCGACTTTGTCGTCGACGGAAAGACGTACCAGACATTCTACATTATATATGGCGATTTGAGAAACCTGGGGAAGCGAAGGCCGTTGGTGGGATTACACGGGGGACCTGGGTTCTCGCACCACTACATGAT TATCCCTGTCGTCTTATACGACCAAATTGGCAATGGTGCATCGTCGCATATCCGCGACGCCCCAACAGAGTTCTGGACCTTGGAGTTATTCATGAACGAGCTCGAAAATTTACTAAAACACCTCGGAATCCAAGATAACTTCGACTTGCTAGGGCATTCCTGGGGAG GTATGCTAGCATCCGCATATGCATCCATCCGCATCCCATCAGGTTTGCACCGCTTGATAATTGCCAACTCACCCGCCTCGGGCCCTCTTATGATGCAAGGATTCAACGACCTCCTCGATCTCCTCCCAGGAAACGCAGCAGAGATCGTGCGCTCAAACGAGGCAGCCGGTACGCTCCAGGACTTAGACTATCAAAAGACACTGGAGGTATTCCAGAAGAAGCATATTTGCGCTTTGGACCCGTGGCCACAAGGGCTTGTAGATTCATTTGAGGAATACAAGAAGGATCAGACAGTCTATCTTGCTTT GTGGGGGACGCTCGAGTTCCAGCTCACAGGAAACCTCAAGGATTGGTCCATCATCCCCTCTCTAGCCCAAATATCCGTCCCCACTCTCCTCCTATCCTCACCGCAAGACGAGATCCAGCCTGTTGCATACATGCCATTTTTTGAGCACATCCCCAAAGTCAAATGGGTTGATATCCCGGGGTGTTCGCATGTCGCTATGTACGAAGCGCCCGACAG GTATTTTGATGCCCTGATCTCCTTCCTTAACGTTTAG
- a CDS encoding Acetyl-CoA hydrolase yields the protein MRLTPHLRNVQLPPTSTSHKASAALRERVRRPALLKRLMTAEELAPLFNIGWSGFTGVGYPKTVPTAIANHIEANNLQDDPATKKKFNLFVGASVGPEVEDRWARLDMIARRYPHQVGKDIAKGINAGRIEFADKHLSMFPQDLTYGYYSLRRNHGDPSKPLDWAIVEATAITEEGGIVPGASVGATPEILQSAEKIIIEVNTRIPNLEGLHDINQSFLPPHRQPYLIKHPQDRIGNTSIPIDPDRVVAIVESNHPDNTGQNSPENDESRAIAAHLINFLSDEVHAGRLPSSLLPLQSGIGNVANSIIGGLAEGPFESVQVWTEVLQDTFLRFFDSGKLKFATATSIKFSPDAFDTFYANWGNYRDRLLLRSQQVANSPEIIRRLGVIAMNTPLEVDIYAHANSTNALGSRMLNGLGGSADFLRNAKLSIMHTPSARPTKTDPTGISCIVPFASHIDQTEHDLDVIVTEQGLADLRGLSPRERAPIIINKCAHPDYRPALMEYYERSLFECLKRGAGHEPHMLRNAFKFHTNFMEHGTMKIKNWD from the exons ATGCGCTTAACACCACATCTGCGCAATGTGCAGCTCCCCCCAACCTCGACGTCACATAAAGCGTCTGCTGCTCTGCGCGAGCGTGTCCGAAGACCTGCCCTGCTCAAGAGGCTGATGACCGCGGAAGAGTTGGCCCCTCTTTTCAAT ATTGGATGGTCTGGCTTCACGGGTGTTGGATACCCCAAGACCGTTCCAACT GCCATCGCAAACCATATAGAAGCGAACAACCTACAAGACGATCCTGCCACCAAGAAAAAGTTCAACCTTTTCGTAGGAGCCAGTGTTGGCCCTGAAGTGGAGGACAGATGGGCGAGACTCGACAT GATCGCGCGGCGGTACCCTCATCAGGTCGGAAAAGACATAGCAAAGGGAATCAACGCAGGAAGGATTGAGTTTGCAGATAAACACTTGTCCA TGTTCCCACAAGATCTCACATACGGCTACTACTCCCTCCGCCGCAATCACGGAGACCCATCCAAGCCTCTGGACTGGGCCATCGTCGAAGCGACCGCCATCACTGAAGAAGGAGGTATCGTCCCCGGTGCGTCGGTGGGCGCGACACCCGAGATTCTGCAGAGCGCGGAGAAGATCATTATCGAAGTCAACACTCGCATTCCTAACCTCGAGGGTCTGCATGATATCAACCAGAGCTTTTTGCCGCCTCATAGGCAGCCTTAT TTGATCAAGCACCCGCAAGATCGCATTGGGAATACTTCTATCCCTATTGACCCAGACCGTGTTGTTGCAATTGTCGAGTCCAATCATCCCGATAATACAGGCCAAAATTCTCCCGAG AACGACGAATCGCGAGCTATCGCGGCACACCTCATCAACTTCCTATCTGACGAGGTCCACGCGGGCCGGCTGCCCTCATCACTGCTGCCTCTTCAATCAGGTATCGGCAATGTCGCGAACTCGATCATTGGCGGGTTGGCAGAGGGACCGTTTGAGAGTGTGCAGGTGTGGACTGAGGTTCTGCAGG ATACTTTCTTGAGATTTTTCGATTCTGGAAAGTTGAAGTTTGCTACTGCTACTAGCATTAAGTTTAGCCCGGACGCGTTTGACACGTTCTACGCCA ATTGGGGAAACTATAGAGATAGACTTCTGCTTCGCTCCCAACAAGTCGCAAACTCGCCTGAAATTATTAGGCGTCTCGGTGTCATCGCTATGAACACACCTTTGGAGGTTGACATT TACGCCCACGCCAACTCGACGAACGCTCTGGGATCGCGGATGTTGAACGGGCTCGGCGGCTCGGCGGACTTTTTGCGCAACGCCAAGTTGTCGATTATGCACACACCTAGTGCGCGTCCTACTAAGACGGATCCGACGGGTATTAGCTGTATTGTACCGTTCGCTTCGCATATCGATCAGactg AACATGACCTTGATGTGATTGTCACTGAACAAGGTCTCGCTGATCTGCGTGGCCTTTCTCCGCGCGAGCGCGCGCCTATTATTATCAACAAGTGCGCGCACCCTGATTATAGGCCGGCCTTGATGGAATACTATGAGCGGTCACTGTTCGAGTGCTTGAAGCGCGGTGCTGGACATGAACCGCATATGCTAAGG AATGCGTTCAAGTTCCACACGAACTTTATGGAGCATGGTACGATGAAGATCAAAAATTGGGATTAA
- a CDS encoding Autophagy-related protein 16: protein MLSTSPKSPLQPTRYYPWKDWRGSIKEIAFFPDGKRIVTAGHDDNSTRVWDLESGEEDGEPFVGHSHITLAVAVSKTGNDVVTGGSDNKVLLWKESDRRTHKVLFAGPFSGSSGILSVAFSSTAYPMLVASSGTDGVTNIWEVKTDAYSNPKRAIRIPGCTITSIQFSPSHSGVIAVTCTLDKKIRIFNTYTGEQTNEMVGHSIYAHAFSWFPGGQRIASCGEKSIRIWDSRTGKEDGAPIYGHERLVKTISISPDGKYIASGSNDGTIRVWSVATRGQLGTQIAVDRVKIVRFSPDGKFLLSFSEGEGLQLWPMAHLEVEEGLKLTREVVDDLMVFSDEFRREIHNTLQEKVSERPRSMSSRFLIQFDDLSGSHQQDIASMEVLIEDAKNASRGRFDVLQNFLTELDAHQQGQFSSVSSELKGMADNQDKDFLALKDGLGNVAKQFETDIAEIKRAQERYATKQNKNIEEVQSELSAVRKEIGNLQKLIAEMNMNIV, encoded by the exons ATGCTTTCCACTTCTCCCAAGTCGCCTCTTCAGCCAACAAGATACTATCCATGGAAAGACTGGCGCGGCTCTATCAAAGAGATAGCATTCTTTCCGGACGGGAAGCGCATCGTGACAGCTGGCCACGATGACAACTCAACCAGAGTATGGGACCTGGAAAGCGGGGAAGAAGATGGTGAACCATTCGTTGGCCATAGCCATATCACTCTCGCAGTCGCTGTGTCCAAGACTGGGAACGACGTTGTTACTGGAGGAAGCGACAACAAGGTCCTTCTGTGGAAGGAATCCGACAGGCGTACCCACAAGGTCTTGTTTGCTGGCCCCTTCAGCGGATCCTCTGGAATTCTTTCTGTAGCATTTAGCTCAACTGCGTACCCCATGCTCGTGGCATCTAGTGGCACAGACGGTGTGACCAATATATGGGAAGTTAAGACCGACGCCTATTCGAATCCCAAAAGAGCTATTAGGATCCCCGGATGTACCATAACCTCTATCCAATTCTCACCTTCCCATTCTGGTGTCATTGCGGTTACGTGCACCTTAGATAAGAAGATTCGCATTTTTAACACTTACACTGGAGAGCAGACAAACGAGATGGTAGGTCATAGCATCTACGCACATGCCTTCTCCTGGTTTCCGGGGGGTCAGCGCATCGCTTCCTGTGGTGAGAAGTCGATCCGCATATGGGACTCACGAACTGGAAAGGAGGATGGTGCTCCGATTTATGGTCACGAGCGCTTAGTCAAAACAATCTCCATCTCTCCTGATGGAAAATACATTGCCAGTGGCTCGAACGATGGAACCATACGAGTATGGAGCGTTGCCACTCGTGGACAGCTGGGCACCCAGATCGCTGTTGATCGCGTTAAAATTGTACGATTCTCCCCAGACGGAAAATTCCTTCTCTCGTTCTCCGAAGGAGAAGGCCTGCAACTGTGGCCCATGGCCCATctcgaagtcgaagaaggTCTGAAGCTTACGCGGGAAGTCGTTGACGATCTGATGGTATTCTCGGATGAATTCCGACGTGAAATACACAACACACTTCAAGAGAAGGTTAGCGAGAGACCTCGTTCAATGAGCTCACGGTTTCTAATCCAA TTTGACGATCTATCAGGGTCTCATCAACAAGACATTGCAAGTATGGAGGTTCTCATTGAAGACGCAAAGAATGCGAGCCGCGGTCGTTTCGATGTTCTACAGAATTTTCTTACGGAACTCGATGCTCATCAACAGGGCCAGTTTTCTAGCGTTAGCTCGGAACTGAAAGGCATGGCCGATAATCAAGACAAAGACTTTTTGGCTCTAAAGGACGGTCTGGGAAATGTGGCAAAGCAATTCGAAACTGACATTGCTGAGATAAAGCGGGCACAGGAACGCTATGCAACtaagcaaaacaaaaatattGAGGAGGTCCAGAGCGAGCTGAGCGCTGTAAGGAAAGAAATCGGAAACCTGCAGAAGCTTATAGCTGaaatgaatatgaatat CGTGTAA
- a CDS encoding 3-hydroxy-3-methylglutaryl-coenzyme A reductase produces the protein MPMRSSFRLVSPPHSSGSSDTSSSADSSENAKNMVEEVRSLAQCIDIFENGPRPLSESLALLNDEEVIMLAQCGKIAAYSLEKVLGMNELERAVRIRRALISRASSTQTLEASDIPLADYDYSKVLGACCENVVGYIPLPLGIAGPLYIDGTLYPIPMATAEGTLVASASRGCKALNAGGGVTTVLTQDGMTRGPAIDFPSIVDAASAKIWIDSPEGYSTLKKAFESTSRFAKLKSLKTAMAGRTLYVRFATSTGDAMGMNMISKGTEKALEVMQERYPGMVVLALSGNYCTDKKPAAINWIEGRGKSVVAEAVIPGHVVKSVLKTTVPALVNLNTKKNLVGSAMAGSIGGFNAHAANILTAIFLATGQDPAQNVESSMCMTLMEAVNDGEDLLMTVSMPCIEVGTVGGGTVLGPQKAVLEMLGIKGAHPTSPGHNAQTLARIIAAAVMAGELSLLGALAAGHLIRAHMQHNRAPQTVAAPVSEKISRSWCAEEGKKNKLLYLYNVTPVLTDV, from the exons ATGCCTATGCGATCTTCCTTCCGTCTCGTATCTCCTCCCCACTCCTCTGGAAGCTCCGACACCTCGTCCTCTGCCGACAGTTCTGAGAATGCAAAGAACATGGTCGAGGAAGTCCGCTCCCTTGCGCAGTGCATCGATATTTTCGAGAACGGGCCCCGGCCACTCAGCGAATCTCTCGCACTTTTGAACGACGAAGAGGTGATCATGCTCGCCCAGTGCGGCAAGATCGCTGCGTACTCTTTGGAGAAAGTACTCGGCATGAACGAGTTGGAGAGGGCTGTCAGAATCAGGAGAGCGTTGATCT CTCGTGCTTCTTCTACTCAGACACTTGAGGCATCCGATATCCCTTTGGCAGATTATGACTACTCCAAGGTCCTTGGTGCCTGCTGCGAGAATGTCGTAGGATACATCCCCCTTCCTCTCGGTATCGCAGGCCCACTTTACATTGACGGCACGCTCTACCCTATCCCTATGGCCACTGCCGAGGGCACTCTCGTTGCTTCTGCGTCTCGCGGTTGCAAAGCCCTCAACGCTGGCGGAGGTGTCACTACTGTCCTTACCCAAGACGGTATGACTCGCGGCCCTGCCATCGACTTCCCCAGCATCGTCGACGCTGCATCTGCTAAAATCTGGATCGACTCCCCCGAAGGCTACTCTACCCTCAAGAAGGCCTTCGAGAGCACCTCGCGCTTCGCTAAGCTCAAGAGTCTCAAGACTGCTATGGCTGGTCGCACACTCTACGTTCGCTTCGCGACGTCCACTGGCGATGCGATGGGCATGAACATGATCTCAAAGGGCACAGAGAAGGCACTGGAGGTGATGCAGGAACGGTACCCCGGGATGGTCGTTCTCGCTCTCTCAGGCAATTACTGCACAGACAAGAAGCCCGCGGCTATCAACTGGATTGAAGGTCGCGGGAAGAGTGTGGTTGCTGAGGCTGTCATCCCCGGACATGTTGTCAAATCGGTGTTGAAGACGACTGTTCCGGCCTTGGTCAACCTCAACACGAAGAAAAACTTGGTCGGAAGTGCTATGGCTGGCTCTATCGGAGGATTCAACGCGCACGCTGCAAACATCCTCACTGCGATCTTCTTGGCTACTGGCCAGGACCCTGCTCAGAACGTTGAGAGCTCCATGTGCATGACTTTGATGGAAGC TGTCAATGACGGTGAAGATCTTCTTATGACTGTCAGCATGCCTTGCATTGAAGTCGGAACCGTTGGCGGAGGCACCGTTTTGGGTCCCCAAAAGGCCGTTCTTGAAATGCTTGGTATCAAAGGTGCTCATCCAACCTCACCTGGACACAACGCACAGACGCTTGCTCGTATCATCGCCGCCGCTGTCATGGCGGGTGAACTTTCCCTTCTTGGTGCTCTCGCAGCTGGCCATCTTATCCGGGCGCACATGCAGCACAACAGAGCCCCCCAGACAGTCGCTGCCCCCGTTTCCGAGAAGATTTCCCGTAGTTGGTGCGCAGAAGAAGG CAAGAAAAACAAGCTACTCTACTTGTACAATGTAACTCCCGTGCTCACCGATGTTTAA
- a CDS encoding Aspyridones efflux protein apdF produces MASTGSVSMQGSEKEDTTSSLDNKASESVKSSRIHVQEVLNEYHINTTATSGAFPEGGYRAWYINSFGVYQDFYVRRYLSAVSPSNIGWIGGVQICLTFSLGAITGRIFDRGYCKALMISCTLVYALSLFTLSLSHENSYYQVFLTNGIGLGTASGLTYTSSFALIGHYFSKRRSLAVGIVSSGSAIGAILHPILVNRLINGRVGFHNGVRISASINVALLIIATCILKTRLPPKTNQTFPVKKWMREPPYLAIMIASLDAIKHGVPTHLAFYAVSILSTPQYPFEVPRDIQC; encoded by the exons ATGGCCTCCACTGGATCTGTCAGTATGCAGGGCTCGGAGAAAGAAGATACGACTTCGTCTCTAGATAACAAAGCTTCTGAATCTGTTAAATCGAGTCGTATTCATGTTCAAGAGGTTTTGAATGAATATCATAtcaacaccaccgccaccagTGGGGCTTTCCCTGAAGGAGGATACCGTGCCTG GTACATCAACTCTTTCGGTGTCTATCAAGACTTTTATGTCCGTAGATATCTGTCGGCCGTCTCACCAAGCAATATTGG GTGGATTGGAGGCGTCCAGATTTGTCTAACGTTTTCGTTAGGTGCTATCACCGGCAGGATATTTGACAGAGGCTACTG CAAGGCCTTGATGATCAGTTGCACTCTCGTTTACGCGTTGTCGT TGTTCACGCTCTCGCTGTCTCACGAAAACTCGTATTATCAG GTCTTTTTGACAAATGGCATTGGACTGGGAACGGCATCTGGGTTGACATATACATCGA GCTTTGCTTTGATCGGCCATTACTTCTCAAAAAGAAGGTCACTTGCAGTAGGAATTGTATCGTCAGGTTCAGCAATAG GCGCGATTCTCCATCCCATCCTCGTCAACCGCCTCATCAATGGCCGCGTCGGATTCCACAACGGCGTCCGCATAAGCGCGTCCATCAACGTCGCACTGCTTATCATCGCAACGTGCATCCTCAAGACCCGGCTACCACCGAAAACGAACCAGACGTTCCCCGTGAAGAAGTGGATGCGCGAGCCGCCATATCTTGCTATTATGATTGCGTCA CTGGATGCCATTAAACACGGTGTGCCCACACACCTCGCATTTTACGCCGTTAGTATTTTATCAACTCCCCAATATCCTTTCGAAGTTCCACGGGATATTCAGTGCTAA